One Branchiostoma floridae strain S238N-H82 chromosome 15, Bfl_VNyyK, whole genome shotgun sequence DNA window includes the following coding sequences:
- the LOC118432023 gene encoding protein turtle-like isoform X1 — protein MVFLSPTQGSPLFRVPTNVAIAAVMEVPMVVCVLMAILASSLLSTVAITASPTVSVNISTVVATEGETVVLRAEFSPDYTVFAQTWNKLVGGMRGVRTAVYMYASTTNTSMSLGALKDRANLDSDSSLRIMTARKSDGGLYVLSSVLDVVGQEDHYVQLTILVLPTVRITSKRPVVAMEHSSVILNCTVNHTSSLTSPPYWESDQLQDVSPHFLGNMESDDNYSPWLFLPKVSRERAGNYSCVAEHVMGTTSDSVYVTVLYSAKIVEIVEDNRDSDNVVLQCLAEGSPSPRVAWYRGYSTQPIVTAMGTGTSQRLGLVLSKHHNTTSGQYRCETTNGLSGKDSKSVYVSIFQKAVTVVKAAESTGIIRVQEGSLLQVITFTGIAAASLCLLLVVLLAGFIFCRRRPQLQQQQELEYTLDTPREPEYIPMEHVRNNTSLPVDSNYEPVDEEVTSSSDMLDSPLPTQNGMAYQCRTFYAKVIVPYFSHQPGFLSLDINDYVEVVDQTSSGWVYGSIGDRSGVFPATCVEPINRTDKRRKKRSSFGDRRARETPLLVQLSRKAADDNKLYTGDDKDHHDHCNKQNPSGS, from the exons ATGGTTTTCTTGTCACCCACGCAGGGTTCTCCATTATTTCGGGTGCCCACGAACGTCGCCATTGCTGCAGTGATGGAGGTGCCGATGGTTGTCTGTGTTCTCATGGCGATTCTGGCAtcttccctcctgtctacagtAG CAATCACTGCCAGTCCGACCGTGTCTGTGAATATCAGCACAGTGGTGGCCACAGAGGGGGAAACGGTGGTTCTTAGGGCTGAGTTCAGCCCGGACTACACGGTGTTCGCCCAGACGTGGAACAAGCTGGTTGGTGGGATGAGAGGAGTAAGGAcagctgtgtacatgtacgCCTCCACCACAAACACTTCTATGTCACTCGGAGCCTTGAAGGACCGCGCCAATTTGGATTCGGACAGTTCCCTGAGGATCATGACCGCCCGGAAGTCTGACGGGGGTCTGTACGTGCTGAGTAGTGTGCTAGATGTGGTGGGACAGGAGGATCACTACGTACAGCTCACCATACTGG TTTTGCCAACCGTTCGCATAACCTCGAAGAGGCCAGTTGTTGCCATGGAACACTCTTCCGTCATCCTGAACTGCACAGTCAACCACACCAGTTCCCTCACCTCTCCACCATATTGGGAGAGCGACCAACTCCAGGACGTCTCCCCCCACTTCCTCGGTAACATGGAATCAGACGACAACTACTCGCCATGGCTGTTCCTCCCTAAAGTCTCGCGAGAGCGTGCGGGAAACTACTCGTGCGTGGCCGAGCACGTTATGGGCACGACATCTGACAGCGTCTACGTGACAGTCCTAT ACTCGGCAAAAATCGTGGAAATAGTAGAAGACAACAGAGACAGCGACAACGTCGTTCTTCAGTGTCTTGCTGAGGGCAGCCCGTCCCCCCGAGTAGCCTGGTACCGAGGCTACAGCACGCAGCCTATCGTCACTGCCATGGGCACGGGGACGTCTCAGCGCCTGGGCCTGGTCCTGTCTAAACACCACAACACCACCAGCGGACAGTACAGGTGCGAGACTACCAACGGGCTCTCCGGCAAGGACTCCAAATCAGTGTACGTCTCCATTTTCCAGAAAGCTGTCACCGTTGTAAAAGCTGCTGAAAGCACAG GAATTATCCGTGTTCAAGAGGGAAGTCTGCTGCAAGTCATCACCTTCACTGGCATTGCCGCGGCATCTTTGTGCCTCCTCCTGGTGGTCCTTCTGGCTGGGTTCATATTCTGCAGGAGGAGACCACAACTTCAGCAGCAACAGGAACTGGAGTACACATTGGATACCCCCAGAGAACCGGAGTACATTCCCATGGAGCACGTGCGAAATAACACGTCACTTCCGGTCGATTCCAACTATGAACCCGTGGATGAGGAGGTGACATCATCTTCCGACATGTTGGACTCTCCACTTCCGACACAGAACGGCATGGCCTATCAGTGCA GGACGTTTTACGCCAAGGTCATTGTGCCGTACTTCTCCCATCAGCCGGGATTTCTGTCCCTGGATATCAATGACTATGTGGAGGTGGTGGATCAGACCTCGTCAGGCTGGGTTTACGGATCTATAGGAGACAGATCCGGGGTGTTTCCCGCCACGTGTGTGGAACCCATCAACAGGACTGACAAACGGAGGAAGAAGAGAAGCAGCTTTGGAGACAGGCGAGCACGTGAGACTCCTCTCTTAGTCCAGCTTTCTCGCAAGGCAGCGGATGACAACAAATTGTACACGGGAGACGACAAAGATCATCATGACCATTGTAACAAACAGAATCCGTCAGGATCTTGA
- the LOC118432023 gene encoding pregnancy-specific beta-1-glycoprotein 5-like isoform X2, whose amino-acid sequence MEVPMVVCVLMAILASSLLSTVAITASPTVSVNISTVVATEGETVVLRAEFSPDYTVFAQTWNKLVGGMRGVRTAVYMYASTTNTSMSLGALKDRANLDSDSSLRIMTARKSDGGLYVLSSVLDVVGQEDHYVQLTILVLPTVRITSKRPVVAMEHSSVILNCTVNHTSSLTSPPYWESDQLQDVSPHFLGNMESDDNYSPWLFLPKVSRERAGNYSCVAEHVMGTTSDSVYVTVLYSAKIVEIVEDNRDSDNVVLQCLAEGSPSPRVAWYRGYSTQPIVTAMGTGTSQRLGLVLSKHHNTTSGQYRCETTNGLSGKDSKSVYVSIFQKAVTVVKAAESTGIIRVQEGSLLQVITFTGIAAASLCLLLVVLLAGFIFCRRRPQLQQQQELEYTLDTPREPEYIPMEHVRNNTSLPVDSNYEPVDEEVTSSSDMLDSPLPTQNGMAYQCRTFYAKVIVPYFSHQPGFLSLDINDYVEVVDQTSSGWVYGSIGDRSGVFPATCVEPINRTDKRRKKRSSFGDRRARETPLLVQLSRKAADDNKLYTGDDKDHHDHCNKQNPSGS is encoded by the exons ATGGAGGTGCCGATGGTTGTCTGTGTTCTCATGGCGATTCTGGCAtcttccctcctgtctacagtAG CAATCACTGCCAGTCCGACCGTGTCTGTGAATATCAGCACAGTGGTGGCCACAGAGGGGGAAACGGTGGTTCTTAGGGCTGAGTTCAGCCCGGACTACACGGTGTTCGCCCAGACGTGGAACAAGCTGGTTGGTGGGATGAGAGGAGTAAGGAcagctgtgtacatgtacgCCTCCACCACAAACACTTCTATGTCACTCGGAGCCTTGAAGGACCGCGCCAATTTGGATTCGGACAGTTCCCTGAGGATCATGACCGCCCGGAAGTCTGACGGGGGTCTGTACGTGCTGAGTAGTGTGCTAGATGTGGTGGGACAGGAGGATCACTACGTACAGCTCACCATACTGG TTTTGCCAACCGTTCGCATAACCTCGAAGAGGCCAGTTGTTGCCATGGAACACTCTTCCGTCATCCTGAACTGCACAGTCAACCACACCAGTTCCCTCACCTCTCCACCATATTGGGAGAGCGACCAACTCCAGGACGTCTCCCCCCACTTCCTCGGTAACATGGAATCAGACGACAACTACTCGCCATGGCTGTTCCTCCCTAAAGTCTCGCGAGAGCGTGCGGGAAACTACTCGTGCGTGGCCGAGCACGTTATGGGCACGACATCTGACAGCGTCTACGTGACAGTCCTAT ACTCGGCAAAAATCGTGGAAATAGTAGAAGACAACAGAGACAGCGACAACGTCGTTCTTCAGTGTCTTGCTGAGGGCAGCCCGTCCCCCCGAGTAGCCTGGTACCGAGGCTACAGCACGCAGCCTATCGTCACTGCCATGGGCACGGGGACGTCTCAGCGCCTGGGCCTGGTCCTGTCTAAACACCACAACACCACCAGCGGACAGTACAGGTGCGAGACTACCAACGGGCTCTCCGGCAAGGACTCCAAATCAGTGTACGTCTCCATTTTCCAGAAAGCTGTCACCGTTGTAAAAGCTGCTGAAAGCACAG GAATTATCCGTGTTCAAGAGGGAAGTCTGCTGCAAGTCATCACCTTCACTGGCATTGCCGCGGCATCTTTGTGCCTCCTCCTGGTGGTCCTTCTGGCTGGGTTCATATTCTGCAGGAGGAGACCACAACTTCAGCAGCAACAGGAACTGGAGTACACATTGGATACCCCCAGAGAACCGGAGTACATTCCCATGGAGCACGTGCGAAATAACACGTCACTTCCGGTCGATTCCAACTATGAACCCGTGGATGAGGAGGTGACATCATCTTCCGACATGTTGGACTCTCCACTTCCGACACAGAACGGCATGGCCTATCAGTGCA GGACGTTTTACGCCAAGGTCATTGTGCCGTACTTCTCCCATCAGCCGGGATTTCTGTCCCTGGATATCAATGACTATGTGGAGGTGGTGGATCAGACCTCGTCAGGCTGGGTTTACGGATCTATAGGAGACAGATCCGGGGTGTTTCCCGCCACGTGTGTGGAACCCATCAACAGGACTGACAAACGGAGGAAGAAGAGAAGCAGCTTTGGAGACAGGCGAGCACGTGAGACTCCTCTCTTAGTCCAGCTTTCTCGCAAGGCAGCGGATGACAACAAATTGTACACGGGAGACGACAAAGATCATCATGACCATTGTAACAAACAGAATCCGTCAGGATCTTGA